In Ochrobactrum sp. Marseille-Q0166, a single genomic region encodes these proteins:
- the proP gene encoding glycine betaine/L-proline transporter ProP: protein MVQDNNSGGATSVEPLKIQDIKVIDNVKLKKAITAAALGNAMEWFDFGVYGFVAYALGQVFFPNAAPGIQTIAALATFSVPFLVRPLGGLFFGVMGDRFGRQKVLSLTIIIMAASTFCIGLIPSYATIGIWAPILLLACKLVQGFSVGGEYTGAAIFVAEYAPDRRRGFLGSWLDFGSIAGFVMGAGLVVFLSTMMGEAAFLDWGWRIPFYLAAPLGLIGLYLRHAAEETPAFTQQLERMEKEDQDAIKDRPMVSFKEIVRNYWKSLSVCIGMVLVTNITYYMLLTYMPTYLSQSLGYSEDHGVLIIIVVMIGMLFVQPVVGFLSDRFGRKPFLLIGSLGLLCLSLPAFHLVTSNNTPRIFAGLLMLAVFLNCLTGVMASTLPALFPARIRYSALASAFNISIIIAGLTPTVAAWLVEATDSLYVPAYYLMAASIIGLITAFFLSETANKPLRGDTPSASNKSEAKILLKEAYANIEERVDDIDEKIASLESDIEALKLRRQSLVDRHPKLS from the coding sequence ATGGTGCAAGATAATAATTCGGGTGGTGCAACATCTGTTGAACCGTTGAAAATCCAAGACATCAAAGTCATCGACAATGTTAAGCTCAAAAAAGCAATCACCGCCGCTGCACTTGGCAATGCGATGGAATGGTTCGATTTTGGCGTCTACGGATTTGTCGCCTATGCGTTAGGCCAGGTTTTCTTCCCAAATGCAGCACCCGGAATTCAGACGATTGCAGCGCTCGCAACATTCTCGGTGCCATTTTTGGTACGCCCACTAGGAGGCCTGTTCTTCGGCGTTATGGGCGATCGTTTTGGGCGGCAAAAAGTCTTGTCGCTGACGATCATTATTATGGCAGCCAGTACTTTTTGTATCGGCCTTATTCCATCCTATGCGACAATTGGCATATGGGCCCCAATTCTGCTGCTGGCCTGTAAACTTGTTCAGGGTTTTTCGGTCGGCGGAGAATATACAGGCGCTGCGATTTTCGTTGCGGAATACGCACCCGACCGCCGAAGAGGTTTTCTTGGGAGCTGGCTCGATTTCGGGTCGATTGCAGGCTTTGTCATGGGAGCGGGGCTTGTGGTGTTCTTAAGCACCATGATGGGTGAAGCCGCATTTCTGGACTGGGGATGGCGCATTCCATTTTATCTCGCTGCACCTTTGGGACTTATCGGTCTTTACCTTCGCCATGCTGCTGAAGAAACGCCGGCCTTTACCCAGCAGCTCGAGCGTATGGAAAAAGAGGATCAGGATGCGATAAAAGACCGCCCGATGGTCTCGTTTAAGGAGATCGTCCGCAACTATTGGAAGTCGCTCTCAGTGTGCATTGGCATGGTGCTTGTTACAAACATCACTTACTATATGCTGCTGACTTATATGCCGACCTATCTGTCCCAAAGCCTTGGATATTCAGAAGATCATGGTGTTTTGATTATCATCGTTGTGATGATTGGTATGTTGTTTGTCCAGCCAGTCGTTGGATTTCTAAGTGACAGATTCGGACGCAAGCCATTTTTGCTGATTGGTAGCCTCGGATTGCTGTGTCTGTCGCTTCCCGCATTTCATCTCGTCACGAGCAATAATACGCCTAGGATTTTTGCTGGATTGTTAATGCTTGCAGTGTTCCTCAATTGCTTAACCGGTGTCATGGCGTCGACATTGCCAGCCTTGTTTCCAGCGAGAATACGCTATAGTGCGCTGGCGAGTGCCTTCAACATATCCATTATTATAGCAGGACTAACGCCGACTGTTGCAGCCTGGCTTGTTGAAGCAACAGATAGTCTTTACGTGCCGGCTTATTATTTAATGGCTGCTTCAATAATCGGTTTGATAACAGCGTTTTTTCTGAGTGAAACAGCAAACAAGCCACTTCGGGGCGATACGCCAAGCGCTTCGAATAAGTCTGAGGCAAAGATTTTGCTTAAAGAGGCTTATGCCAATATTGAAGAACGCGTTGACGATATTGACGAAAAAATTGCGTCTCTTGAGAGTGATATAGAGGCACTTAAATTACGCAGGCAGTCGCTTGTTGACCGGCATCCAAAGCTA
- the pheT gene encoding phenylalanine--tRNA ligase subunit beta has product MKFTLSWLKDHLETDATLDEIVEKLTDIGLEVDGVDDRAAFKAFKIAKVLTAVQHPDADKLRVLSVDTGEGQPVQVVCGAPNARAGLVGVLGRPGDYVPGLDVTLSVGKIRGVESFGMMCSERELELSDEHNGIIDLPEDAPVGTSFASYLGIDDPIIEIGLTPNRADCTGIRGIARDLAAAGLGTLKNTLPEAVKGEGETPVKVILDQDAENPFCTGFALRMVKGVKNGPSPKWMQQRLKDIGLRPINALVDITNYVTFDQGRPLHVFDAAKVKGNLTVRAAKDGETILGLDQREYKFKPGMYVIADDNGPESIAGIMGGEHSGCDENTTDVLIESALWDPRMIARTGRELGIITDARYRFERGVDPEMMVPGAEIATKLVLELCGGQPTVLDVVGYEKPAPRIIDFPVSEVKRLTGIDVSYDASFDILKRLGFGVEGDGKVIKATVPTWRGDVEGKADLVEEVMRIHGINQIEPQPLPGLGTVNGRILTTLQIRTRLARRTLASRGMMEAVTYSFISEAQAKAFGGGKAELKLANPIASDMSDMRPSLLPGLLAAAQRNADRGFGDTALFEVSGIYEGDKPEQQRRVAGGIRRGTAGVEGSGRFWSGNAAPVGVFDAKADALAALEAAGAPVDRIQIEAGGPEWFHPGRSGTLKLGPKVILGYFGEFHPDTLEALDVSGVLCGFEVYIDAIPEPKAKATRTKPALNLSQFQSLKRDYAFVVDADVEAGNVVKAVSSADKKLIVGVQVFDVFSGASLGEGKKSIAVEVLLQPQDRTLTDEDLEALSKQIVANVTKQTGGILRG; this is encoded by the coding sequence ATGAAATTCACACTTTCCTGGCTCAAGGATCACCTTGAAACCGATGCGACGCTTGATGAGATTGTCGAAAAGCTGACCGATATTGGTTTGGAAGTGGACGGGGTCGATGACCGCGCTGCTTTTAAGGCTTTCAAAATTGCCAAGGTTTTGACGGCGGTACAGCATCCTGATGCTGATAAGCTACGCGTTCTCTCAGTCGATACGGGGGAAGGTCAACCGGTTCAGGTCGTTTGCGGTGCACCCAATGCGCGCGCCGGTCTCGTTGGTGTTCTGGGCCGTCCGGGCGATTATGTACCGGGCCTCGATGTCACACTTTCGGTTGGCAAAATCCGTGGTGTCGAAAGCTTCGGCATGATGTGTTCCGAACGCGAGCTGGAACTTTCTGACGAACATAACGGCATTATCGATCTGCCTGAAGATGCACCGGTTGGCACAAGCTTCGCAAGCTATCTAGGCATTGACGATCCTATTATCGAGATCGGACTGACGCCTAACCGCGCGGATTGCACCGGCATTCGCGGCATAGCACGCGATCTGGCAGCCGCGGGGCTTGGCACGCTTAAAAATACCCTTCCAGAAGCAGTGAAGGGCGAGGGGGAAACACCTGTTAAGGTCATTCTCGATCAGGATGCCGAAAACCCGTTCTGTACCGGCTTCGCACTGCGTATGGTTAAGGGCGTCAAGAACGGCCCAAGCCCTAAATGGATGCAGCAGCGTCTGAAAGATATTGGGCTGCGTCCGATCAATGCACTGGTGGATATTACCAATTATGTGACATTCGATCAGGGCCGTCCGCTGCATGTTTTTGATGCGGCAAAGGTCAAAGGCAATCTGACAGTGCGTGCGGCAAAGGATGGCGAAACGATTCTCGGCCTCGATCAGCGCGAATATAAGTTCAAGCCGGGCATGTATGTGATTGCCGATGATAACGGACCCGAATCGATTGCCGGTATCATGGGCGGAGAGCATTCGGGCTGCGATGAAAACACCACCGATGTGCTGATCGAATCGGCTCTGTGGGACCCGCGCATGATCGCCCGTACAGGCCGTGAACTGGGTATCATCACGGATGCACGTTATCGTTTCGAGCGCGGTGTCGATCCCGAAATGATGGTTCCTGGTGCTGAAATTGCCACCAAGCTGGTTCTGGAACTCTGCGGCGGTCAGCCGACAGTGCTGGATGTCGTCGGTTATGAGAAGCCCGCACCGCGTATCATCGATTTCCCGGTTTCGGAAGTCAAACGCCTTACCGGTATCGACGTCTCCTATGATGCATCCTTCGACATTCTGAAGCGTCTTGGCTTCGGCGTTGAAGGTGATGGCAAGGTTATCAAGGCAACCGTGCCAACATGGCGTGGCGATGTGGAAGGCAAGGCCGACCTCGTTGAAGAAGTCATGCGTATTCATGGTATCAATCAAATCGAACCACAGCCGCTGCCGGGCCTTGGCACGGTTAATGGCCGCATTCTGACGACTTTACAGATCCGTACGCGTCTGGCTCGCCGCACACTTGCTTCGCGCGGCATGATGGAAGCCGTGACTTATTCCTTCATTTCCGAAGCACAGGCCAAAGCTTTTGGCGGTGGCAAAGCTGAACTTAAACTTGCCAATCCGATTGCTTCAGACATGTCGGATATGCGCCCCAGCCTGTTACCGGGCCTGCTTGCAGCGGCACAGCGCAATGCGGATCGCGGCTTTGGCGATACGGCTTTGTTTGAAGTGTCGGGCATCTATGAAGGCGACAAGCCTGAACAGCAGCGTCGTGTGGCTGGCGGTATTCGTCGCGGCACGGCAGGCGTTGAAGGCTCGGGTCGTTTCTGGTCTGGCAATGCAGCGCCCGTTGGGGTCTTCGATGCGAAAGCTGATGCGCTGGCAGCACTTGAAGCGGCTGGTGCTCCGGTTGATCGTATCCAGATCGAAGCCGGTGGTCCAGAGTGGTTCCATCCGGGTCGCTCGGGCACGCTGAAGCTCGGACCAAAGGTGATCTTAGGCTATTTCGGTGAATTCCATCCGGATACGCTGGAAGCGCTTGACGTGTCGGGCGTGCTCTGCGGCTTTGAAGTCTATATTGATGCAATCCCTGAGCCGAAGGCCAAGGCCACTCGTACCAAGCCTGCACTCAATCTTTCGCAGTTCCAGAGTCTCAAGCGTGATTATGCTTTCGTGGTGGATGCGGATGTTGAAGCTGGCAACGTCGTGAAGGCAGTCTCCTCCGCTGACAAGAAGCTGATCGTTGGGGTTCAAGTGTTCGACGTGTTCTCAGGCGCGTCGCTTGGTGAAGGCAAGAAGTCGATTGCGGTTGAAGTGCTCCTACAGCCGCAGGATCGCACACTGACAGACGAGGATCTGGAAGCATTGTCAAAGCAGATCGTTGCCAATGTGACAAAGCAAACTGGCGGCATTCTTCGCGGATAA
- the pheS gene encoding phenylalanine--tRNA ligase subunit alpha, whose product MSDLEQLEQTIMGEIAAASDEQAIEAVRVAALGKKGTISEKLKTLGAMTPEERQAQGPAINGLKNRVADALTERKTELRKQAIAVRLEREKVDVTLPVREAAVSRGRIHPISQVIDEITAIFADMGFSIAEGPDIETDYYNFTALNFPEGHPAREMHDTFFFNADEKGERKLLRTHTSPVQVHTMEKFAAIRDKEGRDDPIRIVIPGKTYRMDSDATHSPMFHQVEGLVVDKSANVANMKWVLEEFCKAFFEVPNVTMRMRPSFFPFTEPSVEVDIQCDRSGPHVKFGEGTDWLEILGCGMVHPNVLRASGFDPDVYQGFAWGMGIDRIAMLKYGMPDLRAFFDADVRWLNHYGFRPLDLPTLFGGLSA is encoded by the coding sequence ATGAGCGATCTTGAACAACTCGAACAAACGATCATGGGCGAAATCGCTGCAGCCAGCGACGAGCAGGCGATCGAAGCGGTGCGCGTTGCAGCACTCGGTAAAAAAGGCACTATCTCTGAAAAGCTGAAGACGCTGGGCGCAATGACGCCTGAAGAGCGTCAGGCGCAGGGACCTGCCATCAACGGCCTCAAGAACCGCGTCGCTGATGCACTGACTGAACGCAAGACAGAGCTGCGCAAGCAAGCCATTGCAGTACGCCTTGAGCGTGAAAAGGTCGATGTGACGCTTCCTGTTCGCGAAGCTGCTGTATCGCGTGGCCGCATCCATCCGATTTCTCAGGTCATTGATGAAATCACGGCGATTTTCGCCGATATGGGTTTCTCGATTGCCGAAGGTCCGGATATCGAGACCGACTATTATAATTTCACGGCGCTGAACTTCCCTGAAGGCCATCCGGCGCGCGAAATGCACGACACGTTCTTCTTCAATGCAGACGAGAAGGGTGAGCGCAAACTTCTGCGCACGCATACCTCGCCTGTGCAGGTGCATACGATGGAGAAATTTGCGGCGATCCGCGATAAGGAAGGCCGCGACGATCCGATTCGTATTGTCATTCCCGGCAAAACCTACCGCATGGATTCCGACGCCACCCATTCGCCGATGTTCCATCAGGTCGAAGGTCTGGTTGTCGATAAGTCGGCCAATGTCGCAAATATGAAATGGGTGCTGGAAGAGTTCTGCAAGGCTTTCTTCGAAGTACCCAATGTCACGATGCGTATGCGTCCGAGCTTCTTCCCATTCACCGAGCCATCCGTTGAGGTTGATATTCAGTGCGATCGTTCCGGCCCGCATGTGAAGTTCGGTGAAGGCACTGACTGGCTCGAAATTTTGGGCTGCGGCATGGTGCATCCGAATGTGCTGCGCGCTTCAGGTTTTGATCCAGATGTTTATCAGGGCTTTGCCTGGGGCATGGGGATCGACCGCATTGCCATGCTGAAATACGGCATGCCTGATCTGCGCGCCTTCTTCGATGCTGATGTGCGCTGGCTCAACCATTACGGTTTCCGTCCACTCGACTTGCCGACGCTGTTCGGCGGTCTGAGCGCATAA
- the rplT gene encoding 50S ribosomal protein L20 produces MARVKRGVTAHAKHKKVLDQASGFRGRRKNTIRTAKAAVDRSKQYAYRDRKNRKRTFRALWIQRINAAVREQGLTYGRFIDGLAKAGIEIDRKVLSDIAIHEPDAFGALVASAKKALEYLKNTETPNAFEGAVR; encoded by the coding sequence ATGGCACGTGTAAAACGCGGCGTTACCGCCCACGCCAAGCACAAAAAAGTTCTCGATCAGGCTTCCGGTTTTCGTGGCCGTCGTAAGAATACGATTCGCACCGCCAAGGCTGCTGTAGATCGTTCGAAGCAGTATGCTTACCGCGACCGCAAGAATCGCAAGCGTACGTTCCGCGCTCTCTGGATTCAGCGTATCAACGCTGCTGTTCGTGAACAGGGCCTGACCTATGGCCGTTTCATCGATGGTCTTGCTAAGGCTGGCATCGAAATCGACCGTAAGGTTCTTTCCGACATCGCAATCCATGAACCTGATGCATTCGGTGCACTGGTTGCGTCGGCAAAGAAGGCTCTCGAGTATCTCAAGAACACCGAGACGCCAAACGCTTTTGAAGGCGCTGTTCGCTAA
- the rpmI gene encoding 50S ribosomal protein L35, which yields MPKMKTKSAAKKRFKITGTGKVVAAAAGKRHGMIKRSNKFIRDARGTMVLSEADAKIVKQFLPNGL from the coding sequence ATGCCCAAGATGAAGACCAAATCGGCTGCTAAGAAGCGGTTCAAAATTACTGGCACTGGCAAAGTTGTAGCTGCGGCTGCAGGCAAGCGCCATGGCATGATCAAGCGCTCGAACAAGTTCATTCGCGATGCACGCGGCACCATGGTGCTCTCGGAAGCCGATGCGAAGATCGTCAAACAGTTCCTGCCTAACGGCCTCTAA
- a CDS encoding isoprenylcysteine carboxylmethyltransferase family protein produces the protein MKTLGELGKYQQRRRLAIAIVIGLLVVALLFVRSQSIGHLHEYIEAFGISLIVAAILGRMWCTLYIGGRKSAEIVQTGPYSITRNPLYVFSSIGAIGIGAQTGSIIVALAFGVLCYLAFSTVIRTEEKFLKANFGKPYEDYCARVPRFFPRISLFRDDDELKVKPDRLYRTFTDGLVFFVAYPFFEFIEYLQNIAVLPVLLRLY, from the coding sequence ATGAAGACACTGGGTGAACTGGGCAAATATCAGCAACGCCGCCGACTTGCGATTGCGATCGTTATTGGGCTTCTTGTCGTCGCACTCCTTTTTGTGCGCTCGCAATCAATCGGGCATTTGCATGAATATATCGAAGCATTCGGCATAAGCCTGATCGTTGCAGCCATTCTAGGGCGCATGTGGTGTACGCTTTATATCGGAGGCCGCAAAAGTGCCGAGATCGTGCAGACCGGCCCTTATTCGATAACGCGCAATCCGCTTTATGTGTTTAGCAGCATTGGCGCGATAGGTATCGGCGCTCAAACAGGCAGTATCATCGTGGCTCTGGCTTTCGGCGTGCTGTGCTACCTGGCTTTTTCCACTGTCATTCGCACGGAAGAGAAGTTCCTCAAAGCCAATTTCGGCAAGCCATATGAGGATTATTGCGCCCGTGTGCCACGATTCTTTCCGCGTATCTCGCTGTTCCGTGATGATGATGAGCTCAAAGTAAAGCCTGACCGTCTTTATCGGACATTTACCGATGGTCTGGTGTTCTTTGTGGCCTATCCGTTCTTTGAATTCATTGAGTATCTGCAAAACATAGCTGTGTTGCCGGTTTTGCTGCGACTTTATTGA